The Flavobacterium sp. HJ-32-4 genome contains a region encoding:
- a CDS encoding cation diffusion facilitator family transporter, which produces MESNRRTTAVNAAWTSILGNAGMAVLKGVTGIFGHSYALIADAIESTTDVFASVLVLLGIRYASKPADDNHPYGHGRAETLVTFIVVGFLFVSATIIAYESIQNIRTPHEMPRVFTLYVLGGIVLVKELFYQIIARKSEETKSSSLKADAWHHRSDAITSALAFVGILIAILMGPGYESADDWAALCSSGVIAYNAYLIFRPALGEILDEHLYDDMVAEIRLVSERVEGVIDTEKCFVRKTGMNFLVDLHLTVDGAISVSRGHDIAHAVKDAIMDALPEVADVLIHVEPSGL; this is translated from the coding sequence ATGGAATCTAATCGACGTACTACGGCTGTAAATGCCGCGTGGACGAGTATTCTCGGAAATGCGGGCATGGCCGTCTTGAAAGGAGTTACCGGTATCTTCGGCCATTCCTATGCCCTTATTGCCGACGCCATCGAGTCAACGACTGATGTATTTGCGTCTGTGTTGGTGCTGTTGGGCATCCGATATGCCAGTAAGCCCGCTGACGACAACCACCCCTACGGGCACGGCCGGGCGGAAACCCTTGTCACCTTCATCGTCGTTGGGTTTTTGTTCGTATCCGCGACGATCATCGCCTACGAAAGCATCCAAAACATCCGTACGCCGCATGAAATGCCACGCGTATTTACTTTATATGTGCTGGGCGGCATCGTATTGGTAAAGGAACTATTCTATCAGATCATTGCGCGAAAAAGCGAAGAAACGAAGAGCTCCTCGCTCAAGGCAGATGCCTGGCACCACCGAAGTGACGCCATTACCTCGGCATTGGCGTTTGTGGGGATCTTGATTGCCATCCTGATGGGGCCGGGCTACGAATCAGCTGACGACTGGGCGGCTTTGTGCTCGTCGGGCGTCATCGCCTACAACGCCTACCTCATCTTCCGGCCCGCCTTGGGTGAAATCCTCGACGAGCACTTATATGACGATATGGTAGCGGAAATCCGCCTCGTTTCCGAACGCGTGGAAGGCGTCATCGACACCGAGAAGTGCTTCGTGCGTAAAACCGGTATGAACTTCCTCGTCGACCTGCATCTTACGGTAGACGGCGCGATTTCGGTCAGTCGCGGGCACGATATCGCCCATGCCGTGAAAGACGCCATCATGGATGCTTTACCGGAAGTGGCCGATGTGTTGATACACGTCGAACCGTCCGGACTCTGA